The region GCGAGGCCGGCACCCTGAGCACCGCGCCGCTCGGCTACCGGCGCCGCACCTGCTGTCTCTACTACCGCGTGCCCGGCGGCGGGTTGTGCGGCGACTGCGTACTGCGCGAGGCGCCGGGGCGCGGGAGCGCGTAGGGGACGCTCAGCGGGCGCGCGTAGGGGACGCCGGGGTGGCGCAGACGGCCTCCCGATGGGCCGATACGGTGGGCGAATGCCGAAGAACGAGAACCTGTTCTCATCCTGGCGGGGCTGGTGCGGACGCGTCACCTCCCGTCTGGTCCACCGTGGATGGCGCGCCGTGCAGCGGGCCGGCGCGGTGACGGCCGAGCGCCCCGGCCCGTACCGGTTCGGCAGCATCGGCGTCGGCACCCGGCTGGCGTTCCCCCAGGGCACCCTCTTCGGCGAACCGTGGATCGAGCTCGGCGAGCACTGCGTCATCGGCGAGCAGGTGACCCTCACCGCCGGCATGATGCCCGGTGTGGACCTCGGCCCCGATCCGGTGCTGCGCATCGGCAACGGCGTGGTGCTGGGCCGGGGCAGCCATGTGATCGCGTCCGTGCCCGTGGAGTTCGGCGACGATGTCTTCTGCGGGCCGTACGTCTATGTGACCAGCGACAACCACTCC is a window of Streptomyces violaceusniger Tu 4113 DNA encoding:
- a CDS encoding acyltransferase — protein: MPKNENLFSSWRGWCGRVTSRLVHRGWRAVQRAGAVTAERPGPYRFGSIGVGTRLAFPQGTLFGEPWIELGEHCVIGEQVTLTAGMMPGVDLGPDPVLRIGNGVVLGRGSHVIASVPVEFGDDVFCGPYVYVTSDNHSYDDPEQPIGRQWPRSAPVHIGPGSWLGAGAVILPGARLGRNVVVAAGAVVRGEVPDHAVVAGAPARIIRRWAPEEGWQPPLRTPAPVPIPEDMTVEQLLALAELEREQTKERGQVGERGLEREPGAGAS